The following coding sequences are from one Sesamum indicum cultivar Zhongzhi No. 13 linkage group LG11, S_indicum_v1.0, whole genome shotgun sequence window:
- the LOC105173638 gene encoding glycylpeptide N-tetradecanoyltransferase 1: protein MADKDSSSGSNSQNLDQDSAVNPLSNFQNTLENIVQKFQGSNLNNQQHKFWETQPVGQFKDVGNSSLPEGPIEPPTPLSEVKQEPYNLPSLYEWTVCDMDSDEVCNEVYVLLTNNYVEDDDNLFRFNYSKEFLRWGLRPPGYFRSWHIGVRVKASKKLVAFITGIPVKLRVRDEVVRMAEVNFLCVHKKLRSKRLAPVMIKEVTRRIHLENIWQAAYTAGVLLPTPITTCQYWHRTLHPKKLIDVGFSRLGERMTMSRAIKLYRLPSSTATIGLRKMELRDVPAVTRLLRNYLSRFVVAPLFDDDEVEHWLLPQEDVVDSYVVESPDTHEITDFFSFYTLPSSILNNPNYSTLKAAYTFYNVSTATPLHQLIQDALIIAKQKDFDVYNALDIMENEPFLKELKFGRGDGQLYYYLYNYRLKDALQPSELGLVLL from the coding sequence ATGGCTGACAAGGATTCTTCATCTGGATCCAACAGTCAAAACCTAGATCAGGATTCTGCTGTGAACCCACTTTCCAATTTTCAGAACACCCTTGAGAACATTGTTCAGAAGTTTCAAGGCTCCAATCTGAATAACCAACAGCATAAGTTTTGGGAGACCCAGCCTGTTGGGCAATTTAAGGATGTTGGCAACTCGAGTTTGCCCGAGGGTCCTATTGAGCCGCCGACACCATTATCTGAGGTCAAACAAGAGCCCTACAACCTCCCTAGTTTGTATGAATGGACTGTCTGTGATATGGACTCTGACGAGGTCTGCAATGAGGTTTATGTTCTGTtgacaaataattatgttgaGGATGATGATAACTTATTCAGGTTCAATTACTCGAAGGAGTTTCTTCGATGGGGTTTGCGTCCTCCGGGGTACTTCCGAAGTTGGCACATTGGTGTTCGTGTAAAGGCCTCCAAGAAATTGGTTGCATTTATTACTGGGATTCCAGTAAAATTAAGGGTCCGGGATGAGGTTGTCCGAATGGCTGAGGTTAACTTTCTGTGTGTTCATAAGAAGCTCAGGTCTAAGAGACTTGCTCCTGTGATGATTAAGGAAGTGACTAGGAGGATTCACTTGGAAAATATATGGCAGGCAGCTTATACTGCGGGAGTGCTTCTCCCTACGCCGATAACGACTTGCCAATACTGGCATCGGACATTGCACCCCAAGAAACTTATTGATGTTGGTTTCTCCAGGCTTGGAGAGAGGATGACAATGAGCCGTGCAATTAAACTCTATAGGCTTCCAAGTTCAACGGCAACCATTGGCTTGAGGAAAATGGAGCTCCGAGATGTTCCTGCAGTTACTCGGCTGCTAAGGAACTATTTGAGCCGGTTCGTAGTTGCTCCATtgtttgatgatgatgaagttgAGCACTGGCTTCTTCCACAGGAGGATGTAGTTGATAGTTATGTAGTCGAGAGTCCAGATACTCATGAAATAACCGATTTCTTCAGCTTCTATACACTTCCGTCCTCTATCCTTAATAACCCAAATTACTCGACTTTAAAAGCAGCTTATACTTTCTACAATGTCTCCACTGCAACACCACTGCATCAGCTGATCCAGGATGCTCTTATTATTGCAAAGCAAAAGGATTTTGATGTTTATAATGCGCTTGATATCATGGAAAATGAGCCATTTCTGAAGGAACTCAAATTTGGTCGAGGTGATGGGCAGCTGTATTATTATCTGTATAATTATCGGCTGAAAGATGCTCTCCAACCATCAGAACTTGGACTCGTGCTGTTATAA
- the LOC105173639 gene encoding telomere repeat-binding factor 4 produces MGNPKQKWTSEEEEALRAGVAKHGAGKWKNIQRDPEFNHLLFARSNIDLKDKWRNLSVASGQGARDKSKTPKAKINPADTPATPLLTAQTSTPVASSSQDPSTDVVMLDSSRPIPEGNNAAKYNAMIYEALSTLKEPNGSDSGAIANFIEQRHEVPQNFKRVLSSRLRRLVLQDKLEKVQNCYKIKRDAVLDTKTAAARQKDSRPRPVPSIGYLGDTVEEAAISAAYKIAEAENKSFVAAESVKEAERVSTMAEDMESLLQFAMECFDQSARGEILLMA; encoded by the exons ATGGGGAATCCGAAGCAGAAGTGGACCTCAGAGGAGGAGGAAGCTCTTCGGGCCGGCGTGGCCAAGCACGGCGCTGGAAAGTGGAAGAATATCCAGAGAGACCCTGAGTTTAACCACCTTCTTTTTGCGCGCTCCAACATTGATCTCAAG GATAAATGGCGCAATTTGAGTGTTGCAAGTGGTCAAGGTGCAAGAGATAAATCAAAGACACCAAAAGCGAAGATCAATCCTGCTGACACACCTGCTACTCCACTGCTCACTGCACAGACCTCTACCCCCGTTGCTTCATCATCCCAAGATCCGTCAACAGATGTCGTTATGTTAGATTCTTCAAGGCCCATACCAGAGGGAAATAATGCTGCCAA GTACAATGCAATGATATATGAGGCGCTGTCAACCCTTAAAGAGCCAAATGGATCAGATTCTGGTGCAATTGCTAATTTTATTGAA CAAAGGCATGAGGTgcctcaaaatttcaaaagggtGTTGAGTTCTAGATTAAGGAGGCTTGTGCTACAAGACAAACTCGAAAAG GTTCAGAATTGCTATAAGATAAAACGAGATGCAGTACTAGACACGAAAACCGCTGCTGCCAGACAGAAAGACTCACGGCCCAGACCAGTTCCAAGCATTGGGTATCTCGGTGATACAGTGGAAGAAGCAGCAATTTCTGCTGCCTACAAAATTGCGGAAGCTGAAAACAAGTCATTTGTGGCTGCCGAATCCGTGAAAGAGGCAGAAAGGGTATCTACAATGGCCGAAGACATGGAATCACTCCTACAATTTGCTATGGAATGTTTTGATCAAA GTGCACGTGGTGAAATTTTGCTAATGGCCTGA
- the LOC105173640 gene encoding uncharacterized protein LOC105173640 codes for MASLLSPPLNLPLNKNDGNAGTLVMKTLSKRDYMLFRKNGRHNVQFPVIKSKASTETDVLAKDSVNVEAAEDRDDFGVVGVHHVGILCENLERSLHFYQNILGLPINEARPHDKLPYRGAWLWVGSEMIHLMELPNPDPLTGRPEHGGRDRHACIGIRDVSKLKDILDKAGIPYTLSRSGRPAIFTRDPDANALEFTQVD; via the exons ATGGCTTCTCTACTGAGCCCACCTCTCAATTTGCCTCTCAACAAG AATGATGGAAATGCAGGAACTCTTGTAATGAAAACACTGTCAAAGAGAGATTATATgctttttaggaaaaatggaCGGCACAATGTTCAGTTTCCGGTAATAAAAAGTAAAGCATCCACAGAGACAGATGTGCTTGCGAAGGATTCTGTGAATGTTGAGGCAGCTGAAGACAGGGATG ATTTCGGTGTGGTCGGTGTTCACCATGTTGGAATCTTGTGCGAGAATCTTGAACGGTCCCTGCACTTTTACCAGAATATCCTCG GTCTACCTATAAATGAGGCGCGGCCACATGATAAACTCCCATATAGGGGTGCTTGGTTGTGGGTCGGCTCTGAGATGATACATCTGATGGAGCTTCCAAATCCTGATCCACTAACGGGACGACCAGAGCACGGTGGTCGAGATCGTCATGCTTGCATAGGGATTCGAGATGTGTCTAAACTAAAAGACATCCTTGATAAAGCtg GCATTCCATATACCCTTAGTCGCTCGGGGAGACCAGCGATTTTCACACGAGATCCAGACGCCAATGCACTTGAATTTACACAGGTCGACTGA